From the genome of Vibrio navarrensis, one region includes:
- the pstB gene encoding phosphate ABC transporter ATP-binding protein PstB: MNKFDIENLDLFYGDNQALKAINLPIPVRQVTALIGPSGCGKSTLLRCLNRMNDLIEGVKITGKLAMDGEDIYGNVDVADLRIKVGMVFQKPNPFPMSIYENVAYGLRAQGIKDKKHIDEVVESSLRGAALWDEVKDRLKSHAFGLSGGQQQRLCIARTIAMEPDVILMDEPTSALDPIATHKIEELMEELKKNYTIVIVTHSMQQARRISDRTAFFLMGELVEHNETQVIFGEPKDDRTRGYVNGDFG; encoded by the coding sequence ATGAACAAATTTGATATCGAAAACTTAGACCTTTTCTACGGCGACAACCAAGCGCTTAAAGCGATCAACCTACCGATTCCTGTTCGTCAAGTGACGGCGCTGATCGGCCCTTCAGGCTGCGGAAAATCGACGCTACTGCGCTGCCTCAACCGCATGAACGATCTGATTGAAGGGGTAAAAATCACCGGCAAATTGGCGATGGATGGTGAAGATATTTATGGCAACGTTGATGTCGCCGATCTGCGCATTAAAGTCGGCATGGTGTTCCAAAAACCAAACCCATTCCCAATGAGCATCTATGAAAACGTGGCTTATGGCCTGCGTGCTCAAGGCATCAAAGACAAAAAACATATCGATGAAGTGGTCGAAAGCTCTCTGCGCGGTGCTGCGTTGTGGGATGAGGTAAAAGACCGTCTGAAATCACACGCGTTCGGCCTTTCTGGTGGTCAGCAACAGCGTTTGTGTATTGCCCGTACGATTGCCATGGAGCCGGATGTGATTCTGATGGACGAGCCGACCTCCGCACTTGACCCGATCGCAACGCACAAAATCGAAGAGTTGATGGAAGAGCTGAAGAAGAACTACACCATTGTTATCGTAACCCACTCGATGCAGCAAGCGCGCCGTATCTCCGACCGTACCGCTTTCTTCCTGATGGGAGAGCTGGTGGAACACAACGAGACGCAAGTGATTTTTGGTGAGCCGAAAGATGACCGCACGCGCGGCTATGTGAATGGTGACTTTGGTTAA
- the pstA gene encoding phosphate ABC transporter permease PstA codes for MDRAKLKQARQFKDNVLSGFIWLAAALTVGFLFWIIWYILSNGLQHVDWNFITDDYTRTGDEHGIFPMIISTIYMVIASIAVAAPLGIMTAIYLTEYAKVGSRLVKVIRFCTESLAGIPSIIFGLFGMTFFVAILGLGFSILSGALTLSILILPVIIRTTEEALMAVPQTYREGSYGLGASKIYTIWRLILPSAMPGILTSVILSIGRVIGESAPVFLTAGMVARIPDSLFDSGRTLTVHLYKLTTELFTIEEWNQAYGTATVLIVLVLLINMVTKLIAKRFNTATY; via the coding sequence ATGGATCGCGCAAAATTAAAACAAGCACGTCAGTTTAAAGACAATGTGTTAAGTGGCTTTATCTGGTTGGCAGCGGCTCTGACCGTTGGCTTCCTCTTCTGGATCATCTGGTACATTCTGTCGAATGGCTTACAGCACGTGGATTGGAATTTCATTACCGACGATTACACTCGTACGGGTGATGAGCACGGCATCTTCCCGATGATCATCTCAACCATTTACATGGTTATCGCTTCTATCGCAGTAGCGGCGCCTCTGGGCATCATGACCGCGATTTATTTAACCGAATACGCCAAAGTGGGTAGCCGCTTGGTCAAAGTGATACGCTTTTGTACCGAATCGCTGGCCGGTATTCCATCGATCATTTTTGGTCTGTTTGGTATGACGTTTTTCGTTGCCATTCTTGGCCTAGGTTTCTCGATTCTCTCCGGCGCGTTAACCCTGAGTATCCTGATTTTGCCTGTGATTATCCGTACCACGGAAGAGGCGTTGATGGCCGTGCCACAGACATACCGCGAAGGCTCATACGGTCTGGGCGCGTCTAAAATTTACACTATCTGGCGTTTGATTCTTCCAAGCGCAATGCCAGGTATCTTAACCTCGGTCATTCTAAGTATTGGTCGTGTCATTGGTGAATCCGCGCCCGTGTTCCTCACAGCAGGCATGGTTGCACGTATTCCTGATTCGTTATTCGATTCAGGTCGTACGCTAACGGTTCACCTTTATAAGCTAACCACAGAGCTGTTTACCATCGAAGAGTGGAATCAGGCTTACGGTACAGCAACGGTACTGATTGTATTGGTCCTTTTGATCAACATGGTGACCAAACTGATCGCCAAGCGCTTCAACACCGCAACGTATTAA
- the pstC gene encoding phosphate ABC transporter permease subunit PstC, producing the protein MTIATRSEKLMNSEAKAISKSGLRTQKRVDWRERIFHGLFLTSAVIGIVSLAVIAYFIVRESIPAFQEAGVSGIVLGEDWLPPALYGVATMIVASMVSTFGAVLVGVPVGVLTAIFIAEIAPKRVADIIRPAVELLAGIPSVVYGFFGLVIIVPLIQNVFDVPAGNTILAGIIVLGVMILPTVITVSETSIRAVPRAYKEGSLALGASKIFTIFKLLVPAARSGIMTGVILGIGRALGETMAIIMVMGNAPAMPQGILDSARTLTANIAIEMSYASGVHANALYATGVVLLVFIMMLNASLLYLNREKAK; encoded by the coding sequence ATGACCATCGCAACTCGTAGTGAAAAGCTTATGAACAGTGAAGCCAAAGCTATTAGCAAATCCGGTTTACGTACACAAAAGAGAGTTGACTGGCGGGAACGTATCTTCCACGGTCTTTTCTTAACCAGCGCGGTGATTGGCATCGTCTCTTTGGCTGTGATTGCCTACTTCATTGTGCGAGAGAGTATTCCCGCTTTCCAAGAGGCTGGTGTTTCAGGCATCGTACTCGGTGAAGATTGGCTGCCACCTGCACTTTATGGTGTCGCGACCATGATCGTCGCTTCAATGGTGTCCACCTTTGGCGCTGTTTTGGTTGGTGTGCCTGTCGGGGTGTTAACCGCCATCTTTATCGCAGAAATTGCGCCAAAGCGTGTCGCCGATATCATTCGTCCAGCGGTTGAACTGCTCGCCGGCATCCCCTCGGTCGTTTACGGCTTCTTTGGCCTAGTTATCATCGTACCTCTGATCCAAAACGTTTTTGACGTCCCAGCGGGTAACACCATTTTGGCAGGGATTATTGTGCTTGGCGTGATGATTCTGCCGACGGTAATTACCGTATCAGAAACCTCGATTCGTGCGGTGCCAAGAGCTTACAAAGAGGGCTCCTTGGCGCTGGGTGCTTCGAAAATTTTTACTATCTTCAAACTGCTTGTTCCTGCTGCGCGCAGCGGCATCATGACTGGCGTTATTCTAGGAATTGGCCGAGCGCTTGGCGAAACCATGGCCATCATTATGGTGATGGGCAACGCTCCAGCCATGCCACAAGGCATTTTAGACTCCGCTCGTACACTGACGGCAAACATCGCGATTGAGATGTCCTATGCCAGTGGTGTGCACGCCAATGCACTCTACGCCACAGGTGTCGTGCTGCTGGTGTTCATCATGATGCTCAACGCATCTCTGCTTTACCTTAACCGAGAAAAAGCGAAGTAA
- a CDS encoding phosphate ABC transporter substrate-binding protein → MKKTVIGAIALLGALTVTSASAKETISAVGSSSVTPLMEVFSETYMKKNPNVFIEVQGPGSSAGVKAAKNGSADLGMSSRDLKSSEKEPTLVEEVVARDGIAVVVNPKNTLKGLTAEQVTAIYKGEVTNWKQVGGEDKPIVAITRDTASGTRGAFEDIMSLKKKVSGKEVSAISQRAQVANGNGALKTMVASNPYAIGYISLGTVDESVHALAINGTDASVANVKNGSYKVARPFLVLYKQGKPSAETQKFLDWMLTPEAQTLVEKEGYISVH, encoded by the coding sequence ATGAAAAAGACAGTAATCGGTGCAATCGCTCTATTGGGCGCTCTGACAGTGACCTCAGCTTCTGCTAAAGAAACTATCTCTGCAGTGGGTTCAAGCAGTGTAACTCCACTGATGGAAGTTTTCTCTGAAACGTACATGAAGAAAAACCCAAATGTATTTATCGAAGTACAAGGACCGGGTTCTTCTGCTGGTGTGAAAGCGGCGAAAAACGGCAGTGCCGACCTTGGTATGTCATCTCGTGACCTAAAATCTTCTGAAAAAGAGCCAACTCTGGTTGAAGAAGTGGTCGCTCGTGACGGTATCGCAGTGGTGGTCAACCCTAAAAACACGCTGAAAGGCCTGACGGCTGAACAAGTGACTGCAATTTATAAAGGTGAAGTGACTAACTGGAAACAAGTGGGTGGCGAAGACAAACCAATCGTTGCGATTACTCGTGACACCGCTTCGGGTACTCGCGGCGCATTCGAAGACATCATGAGCCTGAAAAAGAAAGTCTCAGGTAAAGAAGTGTCAGCCATCTCTCAACGTGCTCAAGTCGCTAACGGTAACGGTGCGCTGAAAACTATGGTTGCTTCAAACCCATACGCAATTGGTTACATCTCACTGGGCACTGTGGATGAATCCGTTCACGCACTCGCGATTAACGGTACCGACGCATCGGTAGCTAACGTGAAAAACGGCTCTTACAAAGTAGCGCGTCCTTTCCTCGTGCTTTACAAGCAAGGCAAACCTTCAGCAGAAACTCAGAAGTTCCTAGATTGGATGCTGACACCTGAAGCACAAACTCTGGTAGAGAAAGAAGGCTACATCTCGGTTCACTAA
- a CDS encoding methyl-accepting chemotaxis protein — protein MRQLLSALSIKAQILLPVAFTIVLLLAGLTVGTSTLKQAFERVTVSTEQLIVHKNELGEIVDNMYAMRIKAIYSLFNPDDVSTLSQVLGERQSNIRLLLNQISTMDGLETETQQMRQALDHYVSYSRNTMLPLLNTKHHERYPPPGFQDQYDNAMSAYRLAGEEMVKAIDRLSTKLNQMALEEVSETGQQHDKTLTVSVFAMIGILTVAALISLMLASLIVKPIRALQQTMQQVASGNLLVNAEVEGKNEVAQLAQDVNSTVKQLRQTVDSLVRISVDVASASTELAAIMTQSSVNSDQEKSEVEQVASAVNQMESTAADVTANAAKADGAANQANQLAKRSLSMFEQNSRANDKMAEQLNNAAQVVNSLKTQSEQIGKVIEVIQGISEQTNLLALNAAIEAARAGESGRGFAVVADEVRMLAARTQDSTKEIQAIIEELQNQSGRANESMNSSLQMLTSNQTLASDVSATLQEISHSIEELALINAQVATASEEQNQVTSDINSNLSNIYELVSQNVTGITQAAAASHELSSLAENQKQQLAYFKV, from the coding sequence ATGCGTCAATTACTTAGCGCACTGTCGATCAAGGCACAAATTCTGCTGCCGGTCGCATTTACCATTGTTCTTTTGCTCGCAGGGCTCACCGTAGGCACAAGCACACTTAAGCAGGCGTTTGAACGCGTCACTGTCTCCACAGAGCAGCTCATCGTGCACAAAAATGAGTTGGGCGAAATCGTCGATAATATGTACGCGATGCGTATTAAGGCCATTTATAGCCTGTTTAATCCCGATGATGTCAGTACCTTGAGCCAAGTCCTCGGTGAGAGACAAAGCAATATTCGCCTCTTGCTTAATCAGATAAGCACCATGGATGGCTTAGAAACGGAGACGCAGCAAATGCGTCAGGCGCTGGATCACTACGTAAGCTATTCTCGCAACACCATGCTGCCACTGCTCAATACCAAGCATCACGAGCGTTACCCGCCACCGGGCTTTCAGGATCAATACGATAACGCCATGAGCGCCTATCGCCTCGCTGGCGAAGAGATGGTGAAAGCGATTGATCGACTGTCCACAAAGCTCAATCAGATGGCATTAGAAGAAGTCAGCGAAACGGGGCAACAGCACGATAAAACCCTGACGGTATCCGTGTTCGCCATGATTGGCATTCTAACCGTCGCCGCGCTGATTAGCCTGATGTTAGCCAGCCTGATCGTTAAGCCAATCCGCGCTTTGCAGCAGACAATGCAACAAGTCGCCAGCGGTAACTTGCTGGTTAACGCCGAAGTAGAAGGTAAAAATGAAGTCGCGCAACTGGCGCAAGATGTCAACAGCACAGTGAAGCAGTTGCGCCAAACCGTCGATTCTCTGGTGCGTATCAGTGTCGATGTGGCGTCAGCGTCGACCGAACTCGCTGCCATAATGACACAATCGAGTGTCAATTCTGATCAAGAAAAGAGCGAAGTCGAACAAGTGGCTTCCGCTGTCAACCAGATGGAATCGACCGCCGCCGATGTGACCGCCAACGCAGCCAAGGCAGATGGTGCGGCCAATCAAGCCAATCAACTGGCTAAGCGTAGCCTAAGTATGTTCGAACAAAACAGCCGCGCCAACGACAAGATGGCCGAGCAGCTAAACAACGCCGCCCAAGTGGTTAACTCGCTGAAAACCCAATCGGAACAAATTGGCAAAGTGATTGAAGTGATTCAAGGCATCTCGGAGCAAACCAACCTGCTCGCGCTCAACGCCGCCATAGAAGCCGCACGAGCGGGTGAAAGCGGCCGAGGGTTTGCGGTGGTTGCCGATGAGGTCCGTATGCTCGCAGCAAGAACGCAAGACTCAACCAAAGAGATCCAAGCCATTATTGAAGAGCTGCAAAATCAATCGGGACGGGCCAACGAGAGCATGAACTCCAGTTTGCAAATGCTGACCAGTAACCAAACCTTAGCCAGCGATGTCAGTGCCACACTGCAGGAGATCAGCCATTCGATTGAAGAACTGGCGCTGATCAACGCCCAAGTGGCGACCGCGTCTGAAGAACAGAATCAGGTGACGTCAGACATCAACAGCAATCTGAGCAATATCTACGAGCTGGTGAGTCAAAATGTCACAGGCATTACCCAAGCGGCGGCGGCAAGCCACGAGCTTTCTAGCTTGGCGGAGAACCAAAAGCAACAATTGGCTTACTTTAAGGTTTAA
- a CDS encoding Lcl C-terminal domain-containing protein, which produces MKKLITALALAAASQTAMAAQECSIDIAKSAPNSRYDYSAQGTVTDLKTGLTWMRCPVGMRWNTAQQACSGTADQVTWQSALLTAQQIRDESGNHALHNFAQKKQWRLPNIKELVALTEHACFGPAMNGTAFASGYTVETGDLKGYIWSNTPSGDGQGIMTFDSVNGEVYNYSHSAQNSTFSMLLVTDEQ; this is translated from the coding sequence ATGAAAAAATTAATCACCGCACTGGCGCTCGCTGCGGCGTCTCAAACGGCGATGGCCGCGCAAGAGTGTTCAATTGATATCGCCAAAAGTGCCCCAAACTCGCGTTATGATTACTCCGCGCAAGGTACAGTAACCGATTTAAAAACAGGTTTGACGTGGATGCGTTGCCCGGTTGGTATGCGTTGGAATACGGCGCAGCAAGCGTGTTCGGGTACGGCTGACCAAGTGACGTGGCAAAGTGCACTTTTGACCGCCCAGCAGATCCGCGATGAGTCGGGTAACCATGCACTGCACAATTTTGCGCAGAAAAAGCAGTGGCGTTTGCCGAACATTAAAGAGTTGGTCGCTTTGACCGAGCACGCTTGCTTCGGCCCGGCGATGAATGGGACGGCGTTTGCTAGCGGCTACACGGTGGAAACAGGGGATTTAAAAGGTTACATCTGGAGCAACACACCAAGTGGTGATGGACAGGGGATCATGACCTTTGATTCCGTTAATGGTGAGGTTTACAACTACTCTCATTCTGCGCAGAATAGCACCTTCTCAATGTTATTGGTGACCGACGAACAATAA